A stretch of Anolis sagrei isolate rAnoSag1 chromosome X, rAnoSag1.mat, whole genome shotgun sequence DNA encodes these proteins:
- the B9D2 gene encoding B9 domain-containing protein 2, with protein sequence MAEVHVIGQIVGASGFPRSSLFCKWGIHTGGAWKLLSGLREGQTQVDHPQLDDVAYWSHPIDVHFATKGLQGWPKLHVQVWHQDSFGRTELYGYGFCHVPSSPGSHELECVTWRPLGSWQEQLSQLFVGGGPQLLNSDLIYTGADRYRLQTSAMGTVHLQLTVILRNFDRYGVEC encoded by the exons ATGGCGGAGGTCCATGTCATCGGTCAGATCGTGGGAGCCAGCGGATTCCCTCGCAGCAGCCTTTTCTGCAAATGGGGGATCCACACAG GAGGGGCCTGGAAGCTGCTGTCAGGACTCCGGGAAGGACAGACGCAAGTTGACCACCCTCAGCTGGACGACGTGGCCTACTGGTCCCATCCTATCGACGTCCATTTTGCCACCAAAGGCTTGCAAG GCTGGCCCAAACTCCATGTCCAGGTATGGCACCAAGACTCCTTTGGCCGCACCGAGCTCTATGGGTACGGCTTCTGCCACGTGCCTTCGAGTCCTGGCTCCCACGAGTTGGAGTGCGTGACCTGGCGCCCGCTGGGCTCCTGGCAGGAGCAGCTCTCCCAGCTCTTTGTGGGCGGCGGGCCTCAGTTACTCAATAGCGACCTCATCTACACCGGTGCTGACCGCTACCGCCTGCAAACCTCTGCCATGGGCACCGTCCATCTCCAATTGACTGTCATTCTGCGTAACTTTGATCGCTATGGTGTCGAGTGCTGA